In Episyrphus balteatus chromosome 4, idEpiBalt1.1, whole genome shotgun sequence, the sequence catttacaaattataatttgtttattattttattttgagttacaaaaaatccaaatttaacaATTATTATACTTCGCCATAACATTTCTAATCCACTTTGATTTTTTCGCCACCGATGTATAAACTCCCGGATATTCTGCCCGCCCACACCCATCTCCAAACGAAACAGCCCCAACCAGAGCCTTATTACACACCAAAGGTCCACCAGAATCACCTTGACAAGCGTCCTTCCCTCCATTAGTTGCTCCCGCACAAATCATATTCTCcgtaattttaattcttttcctATTATAGTCCCACTTACATTTACCCTGCGATACAATCTGAACAGTCACTTCCCTCAGCTTATTCGCTGGATTTTCCGATGACTCACGCGTCACACCCCAGCCCGTAACCTGACAACTCGTCCCAGCTGCTGGCCAATAATCGGAAGCAATTCCGACAGGAGTGATGAATTGATTCAATATCAGAGGCGCACGTAATTTCATTATTCCAATGTCATTGTTGCTTGTTTTGGCATTGTATTCGGAATTAAGAATTATTCGTGATATTTTCCTCACTTGACCTCCGCTGGCATGTCTCGAGGAACCAGCACGAATTGAGAGTGTGCCGATTGGGGTACCCATTAGACAATGTGCTGCTGTCAAGATTAAGCATTTGCTAATCACAGATCCTCCACAACCGAATTCATTGGAGTACAATATGGCGACTTGCCAAGGGGCTGACGTGATTTCAATTGGTTGACCTCCTATTATGCGTGTGTCATTATTTGGTGGCTGTCGTAAAATTACTTTTACTGCTTCCGTTTTAACCGAGGAAGAAATTACGAGAAGTAGAATGGTTACAAGATAAAACATCTGCGTGCAGgttatattttattatgatgagaatgatgatgatgatgggccACTTACGACCAActcaaaacatataaaaagctTTCAAGCtcttttatatcaaaaaaatgaaacctTTTAGCCATAAAACATATATTTGTATTAAACTGGAAATGAGCCTCAGGTCGtaataaaaccaataaaaatatacaattccagatttgtttttatttaaatttgtttttattttttgttagaaCTTTCACCAATGATGCAGAATTGAttgctaactttttttttgtatttttggtaTATTTGTACTTTCAATCAAAGCAAAAGACAGAAATCAAGAAAGATAACACGAAAAATTATCATAATTTATGAGAAACGCCCAGATAATATATTTAAGGTTTACATCTTTATTTAAGTTCAAGTTATTAGTTAAATTATGTTAAAATCTTTAATTCGCTTTCAAGCAATAAATTATTGGCGTTTTGCATTTAATTGTGGAacatttgaatacatttttaaaataaaagttaggTCTAAAAATACAACTGAAACTTAGAATCAAATATTGAACACAAGCCagtttttattttccatttaaataaaagaaaaaaaatctcagTGGATCTGTTCTGTTGGCGCtcagtaaagttgtaatttttgtatgtcaaattaaaatattattgatTTAAATAAGTAACTTTAGTGGAGTATTACAATATTTATGAATAATTTGTGTTTGTGATACATAACGGgaaaaaaagaccacctaaaaacaagcggattccgaattaaatcaagttttttgccaagataaaattcatcttaaattaagtggatatttctttttaatttcttgaatttgcaaattaaaaacaaatccgCTCAATTTAAGAGGAAAATCTTcgtattcttatttttaaacatttaaaaaaaaaaattggcagtcACTGGGGGATCGATCCCACAACTGTATTGGGTCACTAAGCGCTGTTGGAATCAAGTATGATAAACTTTAAGCTGAAGTCTgacgataattttaaaatttgtatttttaataggTTTATTAAGATGagaattcacattaaaatgaaatgaaattcacGTTAAATCTAGCATAATTCAAGCGAATTCCATTTCCCAACAAACAATATGCCTTCTATACagctttacaggagctacattaacacctgtaaagctttatagatacAAATTCGTTAGTCGggttattttaagcggaaatcttTTTATTTAGGAAGGGCATTTAAAGTGggcatcattttttttaaggtgcctttttttttttggctataaTGGCTCAGTAGAAAATTTCatcgattttaaaatttataaacctTACAAATATAATTTAGGTATATAGTTAGTAAATAATCACCTTAATCTGTCTATTAATTCACTATGATTTTAAGTaacttttgatgaaatttttccAAACATTATTTTAACATCAAGCAGTATCAATAAAGCACTTtcgataaattcaatttttatgtgAAAAGACTTTAAATGATACCTATAGATCATTATGAAACGTTTGGGAATCATCGCTCAAAACGTTAGTTTATATAAAAGCATGTCTTCGCTTTTATAAGGGTTTTTAAAGTGATGTAGAATTTGTTAACCTCATTCTTttaattggcaaaaaaaaacatgtcttaAAAAAAGAGTGTAATAAACTTTAAAGACGCTTCTTTGGAATTTTGGTAGATTTTCAGattaaagcctgaactacatcaaaacacaaattcaaaaaagtacgaaaaagtaaacaaagctcaaaatataaaaatcacatgtatatttacctgacatctgttggaaaaaaattgactaattgaatttgaagttttgaaatttcaaattaaaaaaaaattgaaaaaataaacaaattacagtcaactccatctaagtcgaattgtcacaggacacgaaaattggttcgagttagagggaaatttgACTGAGAGGaatctatttaatctttttgctgcaggcggtttcattaaaaacggtaaaaatatttgatttagaGGAAAATTTGAACTAAAGGTAGTACGACTTATAGGAaatcgactgtatttgaaatttcaattgtttgtcaaaagagctttttttacgcaaaatgacaggaactatgtagtcgaagagctaccttacggaaaggatataaaatattgtttgagtgtattagtttttaaaactttgtgaaaattgaaagcttggtcttgttcaagctttttgaatcgaatatttttttaaaatgaaagagagatatacaaacaagctactagggggaagaagaaaaaacatcatgtttacttttttgtacttttttgactttgtgttttgatgtagttcaggcttaaggGTATCAAATTCTTGTATCATAAAAAAGCTAACTAATATAATTACCGAATGTTTTTCTGatgaagtttttgttttgaaaaaaaaaaaattacgtatacaccacagtgtttctacttaaaatgaagaaatgaaaaaaaaaaatagttttcaaaaaaattattaccgatttgaacttttttttaataaaaatgcattttaataaagggaattaaagatgtttttttttttttcttcaaaataggaattttatatttttgacgaGAGAACATcatataaatcgatgaaccctgGCTGCACCCAAGAAAAACGATGCCATTTGGGATGGAAAATGTGTTTTCCGGCGGAAAATATGTTATCGATAGGgacatttttttcgacaatttgAAACATGCCACTGGAAAGATAACAAACAAAATAGTCATCTTATGCGAATTTTTTAAGgctctaaattttgaaaaaaaaaaaaaacaaaattttgggcggttttttatttttaagatttttttaaacatattaaaaaTCTCAATCTTACAGAACTTATAGATAATATTATTGCACATGCGtgtacaaaaatttgaatttctaaagtaatatttgacggaataacgggaaaaacaatttcttataacccaaattttgtgtccgttttcgattttgtttttttaattgaaaacttctttattttgatagatagatatatttgtacaaaatttcaataattttcataatCAGAATTCGCAGATAACGGTTATCAgatgatatttttttgacaCTTTATATCCGTTTACCTAGAGAACATAGAAAACTGAATAAACCTTAGGTATTTTGTATTCTGATAATATAGTAGTCTttcatataatataaaaaataccaaatattgtgcaaagaaaaaaagttaatttttttttaatgaaaaattatgtgatttcaaaaaatcattatttattaCAGAACATAAGGAGGGCTAAGACCTGAAGTGAACTTAGACACAAAAAGTGAATTCGGAGATATAAATAGTTAAAGTTAATACGCTACCATTTAATGTTATCGAGAAAATTTTTCTTGaacaaatgacaatttgaaACGAAACACTTTTGGACCAAAACAATGACAAATCTTAATACAGTTAAACCTTTCGCAAATTTTGGTACTAGATTTTAAGTCTTAATTTTTAGCTTAAGTACTAAACTATGAGAAGCTATtattatcttaaatttttttttacacgaaagttgataaaaaaataatgtttaaatcTGTTTCCTTATGACATTATTACGTAAAATTATCGtgcgtaaaccgactttacagacaaccactttttgttcaaatattttcGCCATGGGATATAATACATtatcaacaaattttaattgggTTGTTTAGGTACCCGTACCTTAAACATTTCCGCataatattttgaaacaaaCTGAGTGCAACTTCTTTCAATCAAATTAAGGTACTCTtcaatcttttatttttgaggaaatcaaactatttgCTTACGAAATGCTTAGACGAAACCATTAGAATAAGTATGTAGGTACACTGTGTCTTTTGTGTTAAAAGAACCTAAAATCTCATTAACAAAGTTAAGGTATTCTCTGTTTCataatatatttcattttttgctcTCATACTCCTGGACAGTTTCAAATTCTCCaaactttttcctttttttttgaatacaaaagtaaaaaatccaaattctattttgaagaaaattgctttgaaaagtgaaagtcagagtttttcttattttttcttcatcttaACAACCAAACAACGGCAACCGCACATATCTTTGAAGTGGATCTCAGCTCATTCAAAGATGAGAGAGAGAAAATATAATGTTCCGCTGaacatcaaaaccaaaattcaATTACACAAATGAGTTTGTGGAAAACTAAATGTTAACAACTGTCAAAGAAGAAGAACCTTTTAACAAAGTGAATCTTTGCCAACATCTCATTCTCGAACTTTCAAACTCTCTTAAGCCCCCAGTAACAAAACAACTctggaaaaaaacaattttatgttgttgagaaaatttaattgatattcTCACTTTATGGGTATGTTGTATACGATGATGATGCTTATGCCCACATTTGGCTACCAAAGTTAGCAATATTCTATAAAACcacttgaaaaacaaaaaagatgagCTTGAAGCTTGTAGAGTATCAATTAAATCCTTTAATtgattgaataaattttatactcTGAAATCATCCTTTGATTTAATTCCTAAAGGCTCTGATGGCAAAGATGTAGGCGAAGAAGATGTAGAACGACGGCAGATAGACGGAGGCGGAGGCGGAGGCGTATACCAATACCATCAAAACCAACTAAAGAGTCAAGGCATATTGAATTCTATTTGGAAATTTGGTAAAACGACTTGAAGActtcttaattaaattatttcaaagagGATATCTTTCATGATTAATATCTTgcctttcattttatttatatttgtgaaACAAAGATCGTGTACAACGACCGACCGACGCCAACTCTGGATGATGTCGTCAAACGACGAACAAACGACGAACGACTACAAATAATGCTTTTCATATATCCCCCATTCCCTAAGGAGCCTTTTAGGTAACGAACAAGAACAACAATTAAGCTTATGTCCTTAGGGAAAAGGATTTTGGAATAATTGTATTGTTTTGTGCAAAAGTCGTCGTATCTTGGTGCGTAGAAAGTTATATTTGCATATATTGAATTTGTCAACCCTCTGTTTTGATAAGATTAAAGGATTTGTAAATACATTATAGAAGCTTTTTGCAAGGAGAAGAGTGAAGTAAGCAAAGTAGTGTatagtataataataataataataataataataacattttcGATTTGATTTTAATGGCATACAAAagcaaaacaataaaatttcagtgcagtgcacaaaatttaataattttcgaGACGATTTCAGTTTcattttgatttgataaaatGTGAGCCTAAAGGTATTATGATGGGGTTAAGATTTTAAAGATTCATATAATAATCGATAGATATATTaggttaagatttttaaaagaacaaCAGGTAGAAAATTTTCCATAAATTCAGTTTTGAAAACATTCTTATTCGGAGGAATGAATACATTCTATATTTTCTAACAAGTTAATTTGAATACAATGGgacattaattttgtttgaacattcatttttatataattcgtacaaatatttgtatttaatatgaaaattgagaaaaaaaataaaaaaaaaaaaaaaaaaaaaaaaatttttggataaaaaataaatgtttaacaaaaaataaattttcaattagtttttttgaaacttgatttttatgtatatatattcATTAAAACATAATTTGCCTTTTATTGGTATAGGTACAACTTaaatattggaaaatttttcaattttgttatagaatttttttttgaaacggtTCCAATGatctgcgaaaaaaaaatttttcatgttaGAAGTTTTATAGAATACTTTGTTTGCTTTTTACACAGCAGGACATTCTTATTGAAATTCAAAGATTAAACCAAAGTAAAAAGATGTTCTATtcaccttttgttttttttatattaaatcaattttttgaaaacgctgttcattagggtgggtcaaaaaatcaaaattattttttttgatttggtactccgaaaaatcgattgctagacacctctggAATATACACACctaatatgagctcttaatattaatgggaaggtcctccacttcgcaattttccatttttacatcaagcttctactaaaaaaaatcatttttttaaatcgactttttagcaaatttctttacatattcttgtatgaaattgaacgctctacaaaaaagcatttggacactttttttgtttatctaaccgtttaatagatatttgaggtccaaaatcgagaaaatccttCAAAATTCGTTAGTTGTtctaaattttgtaacaaattgaaatatTATAATATACGCGCAAGACATGTTCTAGTAGAAAATAGATtgttagacaaaaaaaatcttattaacttttatcatcaatctaaccattctaaagatattcgaggtcaagtttttaaaaaaataataaaaaaagtttttacttctcaaaattttcttcttcactgaaaattcattattctcaaattaacaagatatattcttgtagggggttctacaaaaaattctttggaatcaatatgattgctttaaccgtttaaaagataatcgtatccaaatcgcaatgcatacgagtcGATAAGAAAACTCCtaaaatcagtgggcattggtttggatatgaatattaaagcaatcaatttgattccaaagaattttttatagaacgtttaagctcctacaagaatatatcttggtaatttgaaaataatgaattttcagtgaattagaaaattttgaaaagtaaaaaatgttttataattttttttaaatttgccctcgaatatctttagaatggttagattaataaaaaaagttaataaggccttttttgtggaacaacctattttttacaagaatatgtcttgcgcatttaattattataatttttcaatttgttacaaaattaagaacaaaaaacgaattttgaaggattttctcgatttttggacctcaaatatgtattaaacggttagataaacgaaaaaagtgtccaaatgcttttttgtagagcgttcaatttcatacaagaatatgtaaagaaatttgctaaaaagtcgatttaaaaaaaaatgattttttttttagtagaagcttgatgtaaaaatggaaaattgcgaagcggaggaccttcccattaatattaagagctcatatttggtgtgtatattttagaagtgtctagcaatcgattttttggagtaccaaatcaaaaaaagaattttgatttttttgagccACCCTACTGTTTATAACTTTAATTTCATTGttcgaataatattttttttatcttttttttaaatgtctaaaaattttatgttaaccaattttttaatttaatttttatgaaaattctttgttaaaacaaaaaataagtggCATAATTTGTTTGATGGCCAATAGAATCTTTAaagataattttgaaattttaaatcacTTCACTTCAATAATTGAAGTTAAGTCTTTAATTCTAAGTGTTTctgttgttttcaaatttaaatttgtaatcttaaaataatttttcccaaaggttatttcatcttctttttttggaaaatccatgcattgaaaataaaaaaacgcttTCGAGCAAAAACTCTTAGATAatacaaacaatttaaaaaaaaaagtttatatgtTTGAACCGTGAAGCTCTGAAAGTtttaactaaatatttttttttgatccatcatcaaacttttattttttttgtttgaatattatttattcacattttttttttttcaaaatgaggtTTAAAGTATACACAATAtagtaaacaaatttaaaatccacgattttttaattgcgatataggtactatagggcaagtttaggattcgtaaaaaaaatcgaactcgagataacaattttacatgacattacgatgattgagaatgccaaaaaagtgggtccggcaattctgtctgtatgtctgtctgtctgtctgtctgtctgtgtgtctgtctctatctggagctgcagcctaaacgagtgaagtgattttcttcaaacttggtagttagcagtttttggtgattccctagaggggaaattgaaattttttttttatgaccaaaactaacggtacctgccatataacggaaatagaaaagttaatttttttcaaaaacggctctaacgattttgattaaaatttttgtgtgtagtactacacataagaacccactttttaaataaaaaaaatattttttgtaccgttattaacggtacctgtcatagaacgggttttttcatttctgaatatctcatacaacattaacccgattttaatgaaaatttttacacaaacgtgtgtaagtaaagataatattaaaaatttagaaaattttcaaaaaacgcatttttggatttttaaaaaatatttcaaaatttttttttgaaaaatcaattttttgaaaacggatcaatgaaaaattttgaaatttagtttttatgtgtaaattaattatttcttcaaaatggcattccaactttttttttgaaaaatgttaaaaaatttttatacataaaaaattatttttttaaaaaacggctcctacaattttcgaaaatttttttctaaaaatacctttttatacaagaaataaaatggcatatttgttttttgttttaagataatttaaaacggagtttaattaattataaaaacagatttaatttttttatactacttataaaatttcttcaaaatatcaaattttaaatttcttgaataaaaagctttaacattatagttactttaagcataagagcaagtacgtgcgaccccagtcgtgcaatttatttattaaattttcacacaaattttcttaataatttttgtttactacatatttttaattagctTTTGGATTGAACTGGAAACATTCAAAACTGACCAGTGTGACTATTCCTTGTCCCCAAATTTCTGCGTATTTAATAGCCTATATTAGCACAGTGACCTTAATATGATTTATCTAgacccaaaatattttaaaacaatttgaaaatttacaaaaacactGTTGGAGCAGGTAAATCAAATAAACTTCcgcaaaaaaacatgaaatccATTTGTTCGTTTTTATGTTATGAGTacctattaaaataattaaaattttgtcatttcagcaaaaataaacAACTAAAAGATAAATGTAACAAAACAGATGTTACTTATTCAAAGTTTCCGGATGGACTATTTTATTCAGCCTTTTCTCAGTAGACTGACTCCTTTtgaataatatatatattacATTAGTCgagagtattaaaaaaattctattttcttCAGTAACAAAAAATGTGCAAAATTAGACAAAGACTTACATTgacatttgcattaaaaaaacacgacagaaggaataaaaaaaaaaaaacaaaatcggacATTAGAGTACAATTAAAACTTCCTGCATAAAGTACTTGCATTTACAATGGCACCGCCTgtcgttaattttattttaaaaattcaagcttttatcAAATGCAATGATTCTAGATTTCCATCAGGTACAAACTGAACAAAAGAATGTAGGTAGTATTTAGCTGAAACTTCTTTATATAGTTGAATTGTTTAAAGGATTtcgttagaattttttttttatttattttgtatt encodes:
- the LOC129919262 gene encoding trypsin beta-like; this encodes MTPIQIECSIFLAVGGLRAVCLYVAVAKLEAREAIPSGDANRKECKKEFNYLNFDLTFILKMYYNDTRIIGGQPIEITSAPWQVAILYSNEFGCGGSVISKCLILTAAHCLMGTPIGTLSIRAGSSRHASGGQVRKISRIILNSEYNAKTSNNDIGIMKLRAPLILNQFITPVGIASDYWPAAGTSCQVTGWGVTRESSENPANKLREVTVQIVSQGKCKWDYNRKRIKITENMICAGATNGGKDACQGDSGGPLVCNKALVGAVSFGDGCGRAEYPGVYTSVAKKSKWIRNVMAKYNNC